The Candidatus Eisenbacteria bacterium genomic interval CGGTCGTGAATGATGATCTGGAAGCCGCGACGCGGAAGGTAGCCGCCATCATCGAGGCGGAGGCCTGCCGGGCGTCGCGACGAGTGAGCTAGACCCAGTAAGGAGGAGTTCGTGGACGAGAAGGCAGGCGTGCTTCGATCGAGCAACATTCCCAGCAAATACGAGCTGATCATCGTCGCGGCCAAAGAGGCGCGGCGCTTGAATGAGCTGTCCCGCGTTACGGGCCTCAACCTGGGCGGAAAAGTCACGAACGTCGCCCTCGAGGAGGCCTTGAAGGGCAACGTCCTCTACCGCTACCGGGAGAACCCCGATGACGTCGTGGTCGAGCCGGTGGTGGAGGCGGAGGAGTAGGCCCCAATGACGGAGCGGCGATCCCTCAGCGGCGCCCGCGTTCTGCTCGGGATCACGGGAGGCATCGCCGCGTACAAAACGCCGGAGCTGGTCCGCTCTCTCGGGCGGGAGGGGGCGCGCGTCTCGGTCATCCTGACGAAGAGCGCGCGGCGTTTCGTGACGAAGGATGCACTCCGCTCCGTGACCCATGGGCCGGTTCTCACCGATCTGTTCGAGCGTGACGCGCTGGGTACGGGCCCCTGGTTCGAGGGTGCTCCACCCTCCTCGCTCGGCATGGCCCACATCGGTTTGGCGCGCGAGGCCGACCTTGTGTTGGTCGCCCCGACAACCGCGAACGCCATCGGAAAGCTGGCCCACGGGCTGGCCGACGACCTCCTCTCCACCGCCCTCCTCGCTACACGCTCGACGGTGCTCCTGGCGCCCGCGATGAACGTGGCCATGTGGGAGCACGCGGCGGTTCAGGAAAACGTGGCCGCGCTGCGCGCTCGCGGTGTCCACTTCGTCGGCCCAGATGATGGTGAGCTGGCGGACGGTGAGGTCGGAATGGGCAGGATGGCCACGATAGAGGCGATTGTGGCAGCGTGTGGGAACGCGCTGGGCGCGGCAAAGTCGAACCTCCAGGAGCTGGGTTCTCGCCCGCGCTCCGCGCGGGCCGCGGAGGCTCCCTACGGTTCGACTTTGCCGCCCTCGACCAACGGGCTTCCCCTACGCGGACGGACAATCGTCGTTACCGCGGGCGGCACCGAGGAACCCATCGATCCTGTTCGTGTCATCACCAATCGGTCGAGCGGGAAAATGGGGTTCGCGATCGCGGAGCAGGCGCGGGATCTTGGCGCCACGGTGCGCCTCATCACCGCCCGCACATCGGCGCCGGCTCCGGCGGGAGTGGAGCGCTCCGAGGCCGCGACGGCGACCGACATGTCCGACGCTGTGATCAAGGCCATGAAGGATGCCGACGCGCTGATTATGGCGGCAGCCGTCAGCGACTTCACGCCCGCGAAGAAGAGCGGGAAGAAGATGCCC includes:
- a CDS encoding bifunctional phosphopantothenoylcysteine decarboxylase/phosphopantothenate synthase; protein product: MTERRSLSGARVLLGITGGIAAYKTPELVRSLGREGARVSVILTKSARRFVTKDALRSVTHGPVLTDLFERDALGTGPWFEGAPPSSLGMAHIGLAREADLVLVAPTTANAIGKLAHGLADDLLSTALLATRSTVLLAPAMNVAMWEHAAVQENVAALRARGVHFVGPDDGELADGEVGMGRMATIEAIVAACGNALGAAKSNLQELGSRPRSARAAEAPYGSTLPPSTNGLPLRGRTIVVTAGGTEEPIDPVRVITNRSSGKMGFAIAEQARDLGATVRLITARTSAPAPAGVERSEAATATDMSDAVIKAMKDADALIMAAAVSDFTPAKKSGKKMPRSGSGLALELKATPDILMRVRARYPKKHLVGFALETEDELRHGKEKRKKKGLDLIAVNNPLKPGSAFGSDQNDVTLVDAAGRVEALGLRPKTEIARAILLRVAKALDKN
- the rpoZ gene encoding DNA-directed RNA polymerase subunit omega, which codes for MDEKAGVLRSSNIPSKYELIIVAAKEARRLNELSRVTGLNLGGKVTNVALEEALKGNVLYRYRENPDDVVVEPVVEAEE